From one Lycium ferocissimum isolate CSIRO_LF1 chromosome 5, AGI_CSIRO_Lferr_CH_V1, whole genome shotgun sequence genomic stretch:
- the LOC132056729 gene encoding fimbrin-2-like: MAGYVGVLVSDPWLQNQFTQVELRTLKSHFNTMRRDKGGLTLADLPSQMAKLKHVGENLTEQERESFLTDSYKCLDDDVDFELFLRVYLKLQGHATARMGNNAKNSSAFLKSPTCTLLHTISESEKASYVAHINNYLGGDEFLKKFLPIDPSTNNLFEIAKDGVLICKLINVAVPGTIDERAINMKRMLNPWERNENHTLCLNSAKAIGCTVVNIGTQDFIEGRRHLVLGVISQIIKIQLLADLNLKKTPQLVELVDDSKDVEELMSLPPEKILLRWMNFQLKKSGYRKIVTNFSSDIKDGEAYAHLLNVLAPEHTNPSMLTLRDPLERAKLVLEHADRMGCKRYLTAKDIVEGSPNLNLAFVAHIFQHRNGLSTQTKQISFVEISPDEAQMSREERSFRFWINSLGNLSYIDNVFEDLRDGWVLLEALDKISPGIVNWKIATKPPIKMPFRKVENCNQVVKIGKQLKFSLVNIAGNDVVQGNKKLILAYLWQLMRCNMLQLLKNLRFHSHGKEITDAHILEWANSKVRNSGSQSHMTSFKDKSLSTGIFFLELLSSVHPRAVNWSLVTKGETEEQKKMNATYIISIARKLGCSIFLLPEDIIEVNQKMILMLTASIMYWHLKQPSEDQNFASSDSDSSSVDTASTSTLDDTTSESSADDISNR, translated from the exons ATGGCTGGATATGTTGGTGTATTGGTATCTGATCCATGGCTTCAAAATCAGTTCACTCAGGTGGAACTCAGGACTTTAAAATCTCAC TTCAACACGATGAGGAGAGATAAGGGCGGTTTGACGCTGGCGGACTTGCCTTCACAAATGGCGAAACTGAAACACGTTGGAGAGAATCTTACAGAGCAAGAAAGAGAGTCCTTTCTCACAGATTCCTATAAATGTTTGGATGATGACGTTGATTTCGAGCTATTTCTTcgg GTGTATTTGAAACTCCAAGGACATGCCACAGCAAGAATGGGAAATAATGCCAAGAACTCATCAGCTTTCCTAAAGTCTCCAACTTGTACACTACTCCATACAATTAGTGAATCTGAGAAGGCATCATATGTTGCCCATATTAACAACTATCTTGGTggagatgaatttttgaaaaaattcctTCCTATTGATCCTTCTACAAACAATCTCTTTGAGATTGCCAAGGATGGCGTTCTTATCTG TAAGCTTATCAATGTCGCTGTGCCTGGAACAATTGATGAACGAGCAATAAATATGAAGAGAATGCTTAATCCATGGGAAAGGAATGAAAATCACACTTTGTGCCTAAACTCAGCTAAGGCAATTGGATGTACTGTGGTCAATATTGGGACTCAAGACTTTATTGAAGGAAGG AGGCATCTTGTTCTTGGAGTAATATCTCAAATTATTAAG ATTCAACTATTGGCAGATCTCAATCTAAAGAAAACACCTCAGTTGGTGGAGTTAGTTGATGATAGCAAG GATGTAGAGGAGTTGATGAGCCTTCCTCCAGAAAAGATCCTGCTTAGATGGATGAATTTTCAATTGAAGAAATCTGGATACAGGAAAATCGTGACAAACTTCTCTTCTGACATTAAG GATGGAGAAGCTTATGCTCACCTCCTAAATGTTCTAGCACCAGAGCACACCAATCCTTCCATGCTCACTTTAAGAGACCCTTTAGAAAGAGCAAAATTGGTCCTGGAACATGCAGATAGGATGGGCTGCAAAAGATACTTAACAGCGAAAGATATTGTGGAAGGTTCTCCAAATCTTAACCTTGCATTTGTGGCACATATCTTTCAGCATAG GAATGGGCTTTCAACACAAACAAAACAGATATCATTTGTTGAGATATCACCAGATGAAGCTCAGATGTCCAGGGAAGAAAGATCATTTCGCTTTTGGATCAATAGTCTTGGAAATTTATCATACATAGACAATGTTTTCGAAGATCTTAGAGATGG ATGGGTGCTTTTGGAGGCCCTTGACAAGATCTCCCCAGGAATTGTTAATTGGAAAATTGCCACTAAGCCTCCAATTAAGATGCCTTTCAGAAAAGTAGAAAATTGCAACCAAGTAGTCAAGATTGGCAAACAATTGAAGTTTTCCCTAGTAAATATTGCTGGAAATGACGTTGTGCAGGGAAACAAGAAGTTAATATTGG CTTACTTGTGGCAGTTAATGAGATGTAACATGCTTCAGCTCCTAAAGAATTTGAGATTTCACTCCCATGGGAAGGAAATTACTGATGCCCACATTTTGGAGTGGGCTAACAGCAAAGTAAGAAACTCAGGAAGCCAGAGTCATATGACAAGTTTTAAG GATAAGAGTTTGTCAACTGGAATCTTTTTCCTTGAACTGCTAAGTTCTGTTCATCCTCGAGCTGTAAACTGGAGTCTTGTAACAAAAGGGGAAACAG AGGAGCAGAAGAAGATGAATGCGACCTACATAATCAGTATTGCCAGGAAGCTGGGATGTTCAATCTTTTTGCTACCTGAAGATATAATTGAG GTAAATCAAAAGATGATCCTTATGCTGACAGCAAGTATAATGTATTGGCACTTGAAACAACCGTCAGAGGACCAAAATTTTGCATCTTCAGATAGCGATAGTAGCTCAGTAGACACAGCCTCAACCTCTACATTGGACGATACAACTTCTGAGTCTTCAGCGGATGATATCAGTAACAGATAA